One genomic region from Arthrobacter sp. YN encodes:
- a CDS encoding dipeptide ABC transporter ATP-binding protein has translation MTEISQPAPVQTRLRVEGLGVVLGRSNIPVVQDVSFSVGAAQVMGLVGESGSGKSTVALSLLNYARRGLKITEGTVHIDGTNVLDLSGTALRKARGTLVSYVPQDPTSGLNPALTLGYQLGEAMRIHDEGQVTEPIGERVAALLEEVRLPATRELLNSYPHQVSGGQAQRLAIAMAFACRPRLVVLDEPTTGLDVTTQRHILETIRRLSTSHDVSAVYVSHDLPVVAEIADNVAVMYAGRLVEHASAPAIFNTPRHQYTAGLLKAAPTPERAGALVGIPGRPPRPGQWPKGCAFADRCAAATTICRETIPVLETSEPGHVHRCYHPVQPTATTQEVPASDTVPLPPPSARKGALEVGGLSAWYGSKPTLHDVRFTVEAGSCLGVVGESGSGKTTLARCLAGLHSAWEGPVSFDGQLLDPQVRRRRAQERRRIQYIFQNPHASLNPRLSVGENVEEPLRFFERLSYADRRKKVLETLEIVALGGDLADRMPEQLSGGERQRVAVARALIVDPELLICDEITSALDVSVQALVIEQLRELQYQRGLSMVFITHNVAVVRSIAQDIMVLKRGHVVETGPVELVLTEPQDAYTRQLMHDLPRFSDSVVAK, from the coding sequence GTGACCGAGATATCACAACCTGCTCCGGTTCAAACCCGTCTCCGCGTCGAAGGGCTGGGTGTCGTCCTCGGTCGGTCCAACATCCCCGTAGTCCAGGATGTTTCCTTTTCCGTCGGAGCTGCCCAAGTGATGGGACTTGTCGGTGAATCCGGATCGGGGAAGAGCACCGTCGCCCTGTCCCTGTTGAACTACGCTCGACGTGGTCTGAAGATCACCGAAGGTACAGTCCACATCGACGGCACAAACGTACTGGATTTGTCGGGAACAGCCTTGCGCAAGGCAAGGGGAACGCTCGTTTCCTACGTTCCCCAGGACCCCACCAGCGGCTTGAACCCTGCCCTGACACTCGGGTACCAGCTGGGTGAAGCAATGCGCATTCACGACGAAGGCCAAGTCACAGAGCCCATCGGCGAACGCGTCGCGGCCCTGCTTGAAGAGGTGCGCTTACCAGCCACCCGGGAGCTGCTGAACAGCTACCCGCACCAGGTTTCCGGCGGTCAAGCGCAACGGTTAGCCATTGCGATGGCCTTCGCATGTCGGCCCCGTCTTGTGGTTCTTGACGAGCCGACGACCGGGTTGGACGTCACGACACAACGCCACATCCTGGAGACGATTCGTCGCCTCTCCACTTCCCACGATGTCAGCGCAGTGTACGTGAGCCACGACCTGCCCGTGGTGGCCGAAATCGCTGACAATGTGGCCGTGATGTACGCGGGACGGCTTGTAGAACACGCATCCGCTCCCGCCATCTTCAACACGCCCCGTCACCAGTACACTGCTGGATTGCTCAAGGCGGCCCCCACACCCGAGCGTGCTGGGGCCCTCGTCGGCATTCCCGGCCGCCCTCCTCGGCCCGGCCAGTGGCCAAAAGGGTGTGCGTTTGCGGACCGCTGCGCAGCGGCAACGACGATTTGCCGGGAGACCATACCCGTCCTTGAAACCTCCGAACCCGGGCACGTCCACCGGTGCTACCACCCCGTGCAGCCTACGGCCACAACACAAGAAGTTCCGGCATCGGACACTGTCCCGCTGCCCCCACCCAGCGCCCGAAAGGGTGCTTTGGAGGTCGGAGGGCTCTCGGCCTGGTACGGTTCCAAGCCAACACTTCACGATGTTCGGTTCACCGTGGAAGCCGGCAGCTGCCTGGGCGTTGTGGGTGAGTCGGGATCCGGGAAGACAACGCTCGCACGCTGCCTGGCCGGACTTCACTCCGCGTGGGAAGGCCCCGTCAGCTTTGACGGGCAACTACTGGACCCACAAGTACGCCGACGTCGCGCCCAGGAACGGCGACGGATCCAGTACATCTTCCAGAACCCCCATGCCTCGCTGAACCCGAGGCTGTCAGTCGGGGAGAACGTGGAAGAGCCCTTGCGGTTCTTCGAGCGGCTCTCATACGCCGACCGGCGTAAAAAAGTTCTTGAAACCCTGGAGATCGTGGCCCTCGGTGGCGACTTAGCTGACCGCATGCCCGAACAACTCTCCGGCGGCGAGCGTCAGCGCGTCGCAGTTGCACGGGCTCTGATTGTGGACCCTGAACTTTTGATCTGCGACGAGATCACGTCTGCGCTGGACGTATCAGTTCAGGCACTCGTGATTGAACAGTTGCGCGAGCTGCAGTATCAGCGCGGATTATCAATGGTGTTTATTACGCATAACGTCGCCGTGGTCCGGAGCATCGCTCAGGACATCATGGTGCTGAAACGAGGGCATGTAGTGGAGACAGGACCAGTGGAACTGGTGCTTACAGAGCCCCAGGATGCATATACAAGGCAGCTAATGCACGACCTGCCCCGCTTCTCTGACTCGGTGGTGGCCAAATGA
- a CDS encoding ABC transporter permease has protein sequence MSNKVSTTTKTPASPKVPGRKSNAAVRVLRAALRTWRGRIGAGLALFVLAVVFLGPLSPASPTEFAAAPFSDSSVEGAGLLGTDVLGRGVLDRVLHGGLNLMLLAFAATVVAVGSGAIIGVIAAYRKGLVENLLMRGVDMVLAIPQLVFALLLLSLVGPQWWLLILAVGLSQAPQTARVIYGAAQSVTEKDFVKAVAVWGVPTRLILARHVLPNLTTPLMVELGLRLSYSIVLIAGLSFLGFGAPPPSPDWGVMVNENRIGLASNAWGVLAPALLLALLAVGTNTFADAIARANLGENRGEEAVLNASISATSKGSK, from the coding sequence ATGTCCAACAAAGTTTCTACGACCACTAAAACCCCTGCCTCTCCCAAGGTCCCCGGCCGAAAATCCAATGCAGCGGTACGTGTCCTCCGGGCGGCCCTTCGTACGTGGCGCGGGCGGATTGGTGCAGGTCTTGCGCTGTTCGTTTTGGCTGTCGTTTTCCTTGGCCCGCTTTCCCCGGCGTCACCGACGGAGTTCGCCGCAGCTCCCTTTTCTGACTCAAGCGTCGAAGGTGCTGGGTTGCTCGGAACAGATGTTCTTGGGCGAGGTGTGTTGGATCGCGTTCTGCACGGTGGGCTCAACCTGATGCTCTTGGCCTTTGCCGCAACAGTTGTTGCCGTGGGGTCTGGTGCGATCATCGGCGTAATCGCGGCTTATCGTAAGGGTTTGGTTGAGAACCTCCTTATGCGTGGCGTCGATATGGTCCTGGCGATTCCGCAGCTTGTGTTCGCGCTGCTGTTGCTCAGCCTCGTCGGACCCCAGTGGTGGCTGCTCATCTTGGCAGTGGGCCTGTCCCAGGCCCCTCAGACTGCCCGTGTCATCTACGGCGCAGCCCAGTCGGTCACGGAGAAGGATTTTGTTAAGGCGGTGGCGGTGTGGGGTGTGCCCACGCGGTTGATCCTTGCCCGTCACGTTCTACCGAACCTTACAACGCCACTGATGGTGGAGCTTGGCTTGCGGCTCAGCTACTCGATTGTCCTCATTGCAGGGCTGAGCTTCCTGGGATTCGGCGCGCCGCCGCCATCTCCCGATTGGGGTGTGATGGTCAACGAGAACCGGATCGGATTGGCATCCAATGCATGGGGAGTGCTTGCTCCAGCGCTCTTGTTGGCCTTGCTCGCGGTGGGAACCAACACATTTGCCGATGCAATTGCGCGAGCGAACCTCGGCGAAAACCGCGGTGAAGAAGCCGTTCTCAACGCATCTATCAGTGCCACATCGAAAGGGTCGAAGTGA
- the otnK gene encoding 3-oxo-tetronate kinase yields the protein MNNALRPIGFIADDITGATDLASVLATRGVDVRLAFGTDMLPADTGDAVVVALKIRSVPATEARSAAQEAAKALQAVGAEQIFSKYCSTFDSTAEGNIGPVTDALIDLAGSGRVVHCPSYPANGRTVYQGHLFVWQELLSDSPMRNHPLNPMRDPQLRRVLAEQTPHAVDSVYLSTVDQGPGAISDRLAEIGAQHTEAHHVIVDAVRDSDLDKIAVAAADDRVAAGGAAFGAAFAVAVHERSGRDLAADPRVSALPPGPAAILAGSLSRATQEQVRNFDGPTLTLNVQDLVDGEAALRKAADFVENRISDGPMLITTDHNSFGASIAEGLSSAQVSRRVELAMGDIAVELERLGVRRFIIAGGETSGAVAEALNLRSARIGPDISVGVPWIVAEDRGLALAFKSGNFGGPLFFSDALERAGK from the coding sequence ATGAACAACGCCTTACGTCCGATCGGGTTTATCGCCGATGACATAACTGGTGCGACTGACCTTGCGAGTGTGCTCGCAACCCGTGGAGTCGATGTGCGCCTGGCCTTTGGGACTGACATGCTTCCCGCCGATACCGGGGACGCTGTTGTCGTGGCTTTGAAGATCCGCAGTGTGCCTGCCACAGAAGCGCGTTCTGCCGCGCAGGAAGCGGCCAAGGCACTGCAGGCTGTCGGCGCCGAACAGATATTTTCCAAGTACTGCAGCACCTTCGACTCCACGGCTGAGGGAAACATCGGGCCTGTCACGGACGCTCTCATCGACCTCGCCGGCTCGGGCCGTGTAGTCCACTGTCCTTCGTACCCCGCCAATGGCCGGACGGTATATCAAGGTCACTTGTTCGTATGGCAGGAACTGCTCAGCGATTCCCCCATGCGCAACCATCCCCTCAATCCCATGCGTGATCCGCAGTTACGGCGTGTGCTCGCCGAACAGACACCGCACGCAGTGGATTCGGTCTATCTATCGACGGTGGACCAAGGCCCCGGTGCCATTTCGGACCGCCTTGCCGAAATCGGGGCTCAGCACACAGAGGCGCACCACGTAATTGTCGACGCGGTCAGGGACTCAGACCTTGACAAGATCGCTGTAGCGGCCGCGGATGACCGCGTCGCCGCCGGCGGTGCCGCCTTTGGAGCCGCCTTCGCAGTTGCCGTCCACGAGCGTTCCGGACGAGACCTGGCAGCCGACCCGAGAGTCTCAGCGTTGCCGCCCGGTCCAGCGGCAATCCTGGCCGGTAGCCTTTCCCGGGCAACACAGGAACAGGTGCGCAATTTTGATGGACCTACGTTGACCCTCAATGTGCAAGATCTTGTAGATGGTGAGGCCGCCTTGCGCAAAGCGGCAGACTTTGTCGAAAACAGGATCTCTGACGGCCCCATGCTGATCACGACAGACCACAATTCCTTCGGAGCGTCCATTGCCGAGGGACTGAGTTCGGCGCAGGTCTCACGACGCGTGGAACTTGCCATGGGGGACATCGCTGTCGAGCTTGAGCGTCTGGGCGTTCGAAGGTTCATCATCGCAGGGGGTGAGACCTCCGGAGCAGTGGCCGAAGCACTCAATTTGCGGTCGGCGCGGATTGGTCCCGACATCAGCGTGGGCGTCCCATGGATTGTGGCAGAGGACCGGGGACTGGCGTTGGCTTTCAAATCGGGGAACTTCGGCGGGCCGTTGTTCTTCAGTGATGCTCTCGAAAGGGCTGGAAAATGA
- a CDS encoding flavin reductase family protein, translating into MTTAQVTESPTTSLSSDDFKAAFRQHPAGVAVITANSGNGPVMLTATSVSSVSADPALLMFSLSAHSSSTPTIRRAETVVVHLLGAGQLELAKLGATSGIDRFANTELWSTLPGGEVYFPGARAWIRGRVLTSMDAGGSAIVLVEAIEASTQDGAEEQVPLVYYNRTWHELGDHSQVA; encoded by the coding sequence ATGACTACCGCACAAGTTACCGAATCTCCCACGACTTCTCTGTCGTCCGATGATTTCAAAGCCGCATTCCGCCAGCACCCCGCAGGCGTAGCCGTCATTACGGCTAACTCAGGAAACGGCCCGGTGATGCTCACGGCAACGTCCGTCTCCTCCGTGAGCGCCGATCCGGCACTGCTCATGTTCTCCCTCTCGGCGCATTCCTCAAGCACGCCCACCATTCGACGAGCAGAAACCGTAGTCGTCCACCTGCTCGGCGCCGGCCAGCTGGAACTGGCCAAGCTTGGCGCCACAAGCGGCATCGATCGTTTCGCCAACACCGAACTCTGGTCCACCCTGCCGGGCGGCGAGGTTTACTTCCCGGGCGCCCGCGCCTGGATCCGCGGCCGCGTCCTGACATCAATGGATGCCGGCGGCTCGGCGATCGTCCTGGTTGAGGCAATTGAAGCCAGCACACAGGACGGCGCTGAGGAGCAGGTGCCATTGGTCTACTACAACCGCACCTGGCACGAACTCGGAGACCACAGCCAAGTCGCCTAA
- the otnC gene encoding 3-oxo-tetronate 4-phosphate decarboxylase, which translates to MVALGAALYDRGLTPGRTGNLSIRVGDKIMITPTNACLGRLDPDRLAITSLDGEHIAGDKPSKELVLHQALYQNHPTCAAVAHLHSTSAVAVSCLPDLDVEDALPPLTPYYVMRAGRLPVVDYAAPGSTALQEAVARASERSRAVLLRHHGTLATAATLDGAVDAVEEIEETARLHLLLERHSPRYLSEHDVADLRQRFPQAP; encoded by the coding sequence ATGGTTGCTCTGGGAGCTGCACTTTATGATCGAGGCCTGACTCCGGGCAGAACAGGAAACCTCAGCATCCGTGTCGGGGACAAAATCATGATCACCCCCACTAACGCTTGCCTGGGCCGACTCGACCCGGACCGACTGGCCATCACCTCTCTTGATGGAGAGCACATCGCCGGCGACAAGCCATCGAAAGAACTTGTCCTGCACCAGGCGCTCTATCAAAACCATCCCACGTGCGCTGCCGTGGCACATCTGCATTCGACTTCCGCAGTCGCGGTATCCTGCCTACCTGATCTGGACGTAGAGGATGCACTTCCTCCCTTGACGCCCTACTACGTTATGCGGGCTGGCCGCCTGCCCGTAGTCGACTATGCGGCTCCCGGGAGCACAGCACTACAGGAGGCAGTCGCACGGGCATCGGAGCGTTCGCGGGCAGTGCTGCTACGTCACCATGGGACGCTGGCCACAGCCGCGACATTGGACGGCGCAGTTGATGCTGTGGAGGAAATCGAGGAAACAGCACGCCTGCATCTGCTTCTGGAACGGCACTCACCGAGGTATCTCAGCGAGCATGACGTCGCTGATCTGCGGCAACGCTTCCCCCAAGCTCCATAG
- a CDS encoding aspartate/glutamate racemase family protein, whose protein sequence is MSKLGLIHTVSKLGSTFAELTEELLPSVETIVISDELLLKRTVRDGEIDSVTRDRLRAHVAALTEYGVDAVLVTCSSVGGVVDEIARNAEVPVFRVDRAMAERAVELGTRIGVLATLPTTLAPTAAVVESAARAAGRDVSVIPRLCEGAFSALDRGDAARHDAIIAEELDSLLAEVDVVVLAQASMARIAAMRPIDGSRVLSSPRLALERLATQGPFLSK, encoded by the coding sequence ATGTCCAAACTCGGTCTCATCCACACTGTATCCAAGCTTGGATCCACCTTTGCCGAGCTCACAGAAGAGCTGCTTCCGTCCGTGGAGACGATCGTTATTAGTGACGAATTGCTCCTGAAACGCACCGTTCGCGACGGAGAAATCGATAGTGTCACCCGTGACCGGCTTCGCGCCCACGTGGCTGCCCTCACTGAGTACGGCGTCGACGCGGTCCTGGTCACGTGTTCTTCCGTGGGCGGGGTTGTCGATGAGATAGCCAGAAACGCAGAAGTTCCGGTCTTTCGGGTGGACCGGGCCATGGCAGAACGTGCCGTTGAATTGGGAACCAGGATAGGTGTCCTCGCCACATTGCCAACAACGTTGGCACCGACCGCTGCTGTCGTAGAAAGCGCTGCACGCGCAGCCGGCCGCGATGTCTCCGTTATCCCCCGCCTCTGCGAGGGCGCCTTTTCCGCGCTGGACCGTGGCGACGCCGCCCGGCACGACGCCATCATCGCAGAGGAACTCGATTCTTTGCTCGCCGAGGTCGATGTAGTCGTTCTTGCACAGGCATCCATGGCAAGGATCGCCGCCATGCGACCCATCGATGGTTCCCGTGTCCTATCGAGCCCGAGGCTCGCATTGGAGCGCCTGGCCACGCAAGGGCCATTTCTCTCCAAGTAA
- a CDS encoding PucR family transcriptional regulator, translated as MGKISVRDLVELRYLQATPLAGMSGLDRRVSWAHVSDAFDPWNWLDPGDLVLTCGYIVPEEPHDQVRFVEKLAEAGLSGLVIGEDKRCPTISTEMLEAADRAEFPLIKGAHSVGFAQYVRFVAVANAKEENQSFTKIARVHGEVMASLREELAGTEFVDRLSNVVNCTLQVVDPDLWESLVPGGGTPGLEWKNAYDEEVRRSSGRAPFVMNLTVDDKVALAMPIPSERSACLIAFPDGETKPPLAVLHQIAAACALEIGRVDATVERYRRSGAGLLNDALVGRFDPVVLTELFRERRLQGDLRVLAIDGRPDAIDKLARSWLIRRIPFLFGEIGQVAVAVVRSEDVPTSVLEERTALERWRAGLSDTFSDTGNLGDAVRQARWALETINPESTALVPYGQGSPTFLPRTLAESKLTADRVLGPLMDYDRDQGTELVRTLQTYLECDRSPSRTAELLYIHTQTVNYRMARVQELTGRSMRSTGDVSELWFALRALALSQTVQ; from the coding sequence TTGGGCAAAATCTCAGTACGCGACCTCGTCGAGCTACGCTACTTGCAAGCAACCCCATTAGCGGGAATGTCCGGGCTGGACCGCCGGGTTTCCTGGGCTCATGTGAGCGATGCCTTCGACCCTTGGAATTGGCTCGATCCCGGCGATTTGGTACTTACGTGCGGTTACATCGTGCCCGAAGAACCCCACGATCAGGTGCGGTTTGTTGAGAAGCTTGCAGAGGCCGGGCTAAGCGGCCTAGTCATAGGCGAAGACAAACGTTGTCCAACGATCTCGACTGAGATGCTCGAAGCTGCCGACCGCGCCGAGTTCCCACTGATCAAGGGGGCGCACAGTGTGGGCTTTGCCCAGTATGTCCGCTTTGTGGCCGTCGCCAATGCAAAAGAAGAGAATCAGTCCTTCACCAAAATCGCCCGTGTACACGGCGAGGTGATGGCCAGCCTGCGTGAGGAACTTGCAGGCACGGAGTTCGTAGACCGGCTCAGTAATGTCGTCAATTGCACGCTGCAGGTCGTAGACCCGGACCTGTGGGAGTCATTGGTCCCCGGCGGGGGTACACCCGGGCTTGAATGGAAGAACGCCTACGATGAAGAGGTTCGCCGGTCGTCCGGTCGGGCACCTTTTGTTATGAACCTCACCGTCGACGACAAAGTCGCGCTGGCGATGCCGATCCCCAGCGAAAGGTCGGCCTGCCTCATCGCCTTCCCCGACGGTGAGACGAAACCGCCCCTGGCTGTTCTCCACCAGATCGCAGCGGCGTGCGCACTGGAGATCGGGCGAGTCGACGCCACGGTGGAGCGCTACCGCCGCTCCGGCGCCGGGCTTTTGAATGATGCGCTGGTCGGCCGCTTTGACCCGGTAGTTCTGACGGAGCTATTCCGCGAACGTCGACTACAAGGTGACCTTCGCGTCCTGGCGATCGACGGCCGACCCGACGCGATAGACAAACTGGCCCGGAGTTGGCTTATTCGTCGCATCCCGTTCCTATTCGGCGAGATCGGGCAAGTCGCAGTGGCGGTAGTCAGATCTGAGGACGTCCCGACCTCCGTCCTGGAGGAACGAACCGCCCTTGAACGCTGGAGAGCCGGCCTGAGCGACACCTTCAGCGACACCGGCAACCTTGGTGATGCGGTTCGTCAGGCGCGGTGGGCTCTCGAAACCATCAACCCGGAAAGCACAGCTCTCGTACCGTACGGACAGGGCAGTCCCACATTCCTTCCACGAACCTTGGCTGAATCCAAGCTGACTGCTGATCGCGTCCTTGGCCCCCTCATGGATTATGACCGAGATCAAGGTACGGAATTGGTCAGAACCCTTCAGACGTACTTGGAGTGCGATCGCTCTCCGAGCCGGACCGCTGAGCTGCTTTACATCCATACGCAAACCGTCAACTACCGCATGGCACGCGTCCAGGAATTGACGGGTCGATCCATGCGGTCCACAGGTGACGTCAGCGAGTTGTGGTTTGCCCTGCGTGCCCTGGCACTTTCACAAACCGTACAGTAG
- a CDS encoding SMP-30/gluconolactonase/LRE family protein, producing MTRAIDIPITEQAQISTGVPASVIGSGLRTVVDGLDHAEGVCWSPLDQVLYAGGEGGQLYRFNLEGGAVETVCTVPGASMLGLAVDGSGHVYVCDTGNSCVQRVDTAGVARPYGDSIGYPNYPVFDSTGSLWVSDSGDWGKPNGGIVRIDPDGTTERVLEGLNFANGLAISGDWLYIVESTWPRVIRMPLVGGPTEVVVVLDQVVPDGIAFDADGGLWISCWQPNRVYRLSVDGQLDVKVDDWSGVYAPTPTNIAFAGPQLNVLALASLGTGVVTACDPGVQGSPLHLPIHH from the coding sequence GTGACCCGAGCAATCGACATCCCCATAACGGAGCAGGCCCAGATCTCCACGGGCGTACCTGCTTCCGTTATTGGAAGCGGCCTGAGGACCGTAGTGGACGGGTTGGATCACGCCGAGGGAGTATGCTGGTCGCCTTTGGATCAAGTCCTCTACGCAGGAGGGGAAGGCGGCCAGCTTTACCGCTTCAACCTCGAGGGCGGGGCCGTGGAGACTGTTTGCACGGTACCAGGTGCTTCCATGCTGGGTCTGGCAGTTGACGGTTCGGGTCACGTCTACGTCTGCGATACCGGAAACAGCTGCGTCCAACGAGTCGACACCGCTGGAGTCGCCCGACCCTATGGGGATTCGATCGGCTATCCCAACTATCCTGTTTTCGACAGCACCGGAAGCCTATGGGTTTCCGACTCGGGGGACTGGGGCAAACCCAACGGCGGCATAGTCCGAATAGACCCCGATGGCACCACAGAACGCGTACTCGAGGGCCTAAATTTTGCCAACGGACTGGCGATAAGCGGTGATTGGCTCTACATCGTAGAGTCGACCTGGCCCAGAGTCATCCGGATGCCCCTCGTCGGGGGACCCACCGAAGTGGTCGTGGTTCTGGACCAGGTGGTACCGGACGGAATCGCATTCGACGCCGACGGGGGATTATGGATTAGCTGTTGGCAGCCCAATCGCGTCTACCGCCTGTCCGTGGACGGTCAACTCGATGTTAAGGTCGACGACTGGTCGGGAGTGTACGCCCCGACACCGACAAATATCGCCTTCGCCGGCCCCCAGCTGAATGTGCTCGCACTTGCCTCACTCGGCACCGGAGTAGTGACAGCCTGTGACCCAGGCGTTCAGGGTTCCCCACTTCACCTGCCGATCCACCACTGA
- a CDS encoding ABC transporter permease: MSVLFVGVLTYLATRILPGDAAQAVLGQYATPEAVAALREELGLNQGLLPGLFSWFGDFVSGQYGDSLAARVPVTDVVIPRLQNSAVLVIIVALASTLVGIVGGVIAAHRRDGLFDDTASVIALVVSALPEFVVGVFVIFIFSVGILDWFPAVSIISPEERIWDQPIKLVLPVLTLVIVTTPYMFRMVRAAMIEALTSDYAEVAQLKGASSGRLLFRHALPNAVAPAIQVFGLNLLYLAGGIVLVETVFQYPGIGLALAGAVQTRDVPVLQFIVVLLAIFYVGLNILTDLFVLLSTPRRRAPR, from the coding sequence ATGTCAGTGCTTTTCGTCGGAGTGCTCACGTACTTGGCTACCAGAATCCTTCCCGGCGATGCTGCCCAGGCTGTGCTTGGGCAGTACGCCACCCCCGAGGCTGTTGCGGCGTTGCGGGAAGAGCTCGGACTGAACCAGGGCCTCCTCCCCGGGTTGTTTTCCTGGTTCGGAGACTTCGTTTCCGGTCAGTATGGTGATTCGCTCGCCGCGCGGGTGCCAGTGACCGATGTCGTTATTCCCCGCCTACAGAACTCGGCGGTCTTGGTCATCATCGTCGCTCTGGCTTCGACATTGGTCGGCATTGTCGGCGGTGTCATCGCAGCGCACCGACGCGACGGCCTCTTCGACGACACAGCGTCCGTGATCGCTTTGGTTGTCAGTGCCTTGCCCGAGTTCGTCGTGGGCGTTTTTGTGATCTTCATTTTTTCTGTAGGGATCCTGGACTGGTTCCCGGCCGTGTCAATCATCTCACCGGAGGAACGTATCTGGGACCAGCCGATCAAACTGGTCCTGCCTGTCCTAACGTTGGTCATTGTCACCACACCGTACATGTTCCGCATGGTGCGAGCAGCGATGATCGAAGCTTTGACCAGTGATTATGCTGAAGTCGCACAGCTCAAGGGAGCGAGTTCGGGAAGGCTCTTGTTTCGGCACGCTCTCCCCAACGCTGTTGCACCGGCCATTCAGGTTTTTGGTCTGAACCTGCTGTATCTCGCTGGCGGCATTGTGCTCGTTGAAACCGTCTTCCAGTACCCCGGCATCGGCCTTGCATTGGCCGGCGCCGTTCAAACACGCGACGTCCCTGTCCTGCAGTTCATCGTCGTCCTGCTTGCGATTTTCTACGTAGGACTGAACATCCTCACTGACCTGTTCGTGCTTCTTTCGACTCCGCGCAGACGCGCACCTAGGTAG
- a CDS encoding SDR family NAD(P)-dependent oxidoreductase, which produces MSKSFEGRSVIVTGVASGLGSALVKEFAAEGAQILGCDVNDAAGEAAMEGLGFYRHTDVSKEAEVESLVDEAVKRFGRLDVLVNNAAIQIEEELADTTEEQLDKVLGVNLKGPFFGCKHAIRAMRGAGGGSIVNVSSVLAVTGDPMLAAYGAAKGGVLALTKAAAVKYGRDNIRCNTVLPGDMQTPLVEAYFAAAKDPAALRAQAEGEYPLGRIGQPSEVARAVLFLASDAASFITGEALVVDGGLLAECY; this is translated from the coding sequence ATGAGTAAGTCATTTGAGGGACGCAGTGTGATCGTTACAGGAGTAGCTTCCGGCCTCGGAAGCGCCCTGGTCAAGGAGTTCGCTGCCGAAGGCGCTCAAATCCTCGGTTGCGACGTGAACGACGCCGCCGGCGAAGCCGCCATGGAGGGTCTTGGCTTTTACCGTCACACGGACGTGTCCAAAGAAGCTGAGGTTGAGTCTCTGGTCGACGAAGCGGTAAAGCGCTTCGGCCGCCTGGATGTCCTGGTCAATAACGCAGCCATCCAGATCGAAGAAGAACTGGCGGACACCACAGAGGAGCAGCTGGACAAGGTTCTGGGAGTAAATCTGAAGGGGCCGTTCTTCGGCTGCAAGCACGCCATCCGCGCCATGAGGGGCGCCGGCGGGGGCTCCATCGTCAACGTCTCCTCGGTACTGGCGGTAACGGGTGATCCCATGCTCGCAGCCTACGGAGCCGCCAAAGGCGGAGTTCTCGCCCTGACCAAAGCCGCAGCCGTGAAATACGGACGCGATAACATCCGCTGCAACACCGTCCTTCCAGGCGACATGCAAACTCCACTCGTTGAAGCCTATTTTGCGGCGGCAAAGGACCCGGCAGCTCTGCGCGCACAAGCGGAGGGAGAATACCCTCTCGGCCGCATTGGTCAGCCCAGCGAAGTTGCGCGCGCCGTACTGTTCCTGGCCTCAGACGCGGCAAGTTTCATCACGGGTGAGGCCCTCGTCGTCGACGGCGGCCTGCTCGCCGAATGCTACTAG